From Novosphingobium sp. MMS21-SN21R, the proteins below share one genomic window:
- a CDS encoding FAD-dependent oxidoreductase: MGGITFDEVFDFVVVGSGGGSMCAALVMRKQGKSVVILEKTDLIGGTTSRSGGVMWIPDNRFMKQDGVADSPEQAMLYMEATAGQSVDAPGSTLEKRQAYVAHAPRMIDFLVEQGIKLRRAPSWPDYYDDRPGGSVPGRTVLADLFDVNELGEWKHKLRPNFMSIPAYHSEAFEISTFKSSLKGKLMMLKVGLRAAAAKITGKSWTQAGGALQGRMLQASLNAGVDLRVNSAVKGFIMQDGAVKGVVIDRDGRDWRIGGRLGVLVNAGGFAQNQAMRDRYIPGTSVEWTATTPGDTGEMIETMEGLGAALAQMNERVGNQMTIPPGAANTNGQGVDLGRVSGQMNYSKPHSIVVDQSGVRYMNEGGSYMAFCQNMLKRNETVPAIPSWWISDEQSMRKYLFCGTMPGTKKPQEWYDSGFLVRADTVAELAAKIDVEPAVLTATVDRFNDAVRLGRDDEFKRGARAYDEWLGDHYHQPSNTLGTIKEGPFYAARVWPGDVGTYGGVVTDVHARVLREDGAVIEGLYATGVSTASVMGRFYPGAGSSVGPSFVFGYLAARHAANAGNSL; this comes from the coding sequence ATGGGCGGCATAACCTTCGACGAGGTTTTCGATTTTGTCGTGGTCGGCAGCGGTGGCGGGTCCATGTGTGCCGCGCTGGTCATGCGCAAGCAGGGCAAAAGTGTCGTGATCCTCGAAAAGACCGATCTGATCGGCGGCACGACCTCGCGTTCGGGCGGGGTGATGTGGATACCCGACAACCGCTTCATGAAGCAGGACGGGGTGGCTGACAGTCCCGAACAGGCCATGCTTTACATGGAGGCCACTGCTGGCCAGTCTGTCGATGCGCCCGGATCGACGCTGGAAAAGCGGCAGGCCTATGTGGCCCATGCGCCCCGGATGATCGATTTTCTGGTCGAACAGGGCATAAAGCTGCGCCGTGCGCCATCATGGCCTGACTATTACGATGACCGGCCCGGTGGCTCGGTGCCCGGTCGCACCGTTCTGGCCGACCTGTTCGATGTCAACGAACTGGGTGAATGGAAGCACAAGCTGCGTCCCAACTTCATGTCGATTCCGGCTTATCACAGCGAAGCGTTCGAGATTTCGACGTTCAAGTCGTCGCTCAAGGGCAAGCTGATGATGCTCAAGGTCGGTCTTCGCGCAGCGGCGGCAAAGATAACCGGCAAATCGTGGACGCAGGCAGGTGGTGCGCTGCAGGGGCGGATGTTGCAGGCCTCGCTCAACGCCGGAGTGGATCTGCGCGTAAACAGCGCGGTCAAGGGTTTCATCATGCAGGACGGCGCGGTGAAAGGGGTCGTGATCGACAGGGATGGCCGTGATTGGCGCATCGGCGGGCGGCTTGGCGTTCTGGTCAACGCCGGTGGCTTCGCCCAGAATCAGGCCATGCGTGACAGGTATATTCCCGGCACATCGGTGGAATGGACCGCAACCACGCCGGGCGATACCGGTGAGATGATCGAGACGATGGAAGGGCTTGGCGCTGCGCTTGCCCAGATGAACGAACGCGTGGGCAACCAGATGACCATCCCGCCGGGCGCAGCCAACACCAACGGGCAGGGCGTGGATCTTGGCCGCGTCAGCGGGCAGATGAACTACTCCAAGCCGCATAGCATCGTGGTGGACCAGTCCGGCGTGCGCTACATGAACGAAGGCGGTTCCTACATGGCCTTCTGCCAGAACATGCTGAAGCGCAACGAAACCGTGCCAGCGATACCAAGCTGGTGGATTTCGGACGAACAGAGCATGCGCAAGTACCTGTTCTGCGGCACGATGCCCGGCACGAAAAAGCCGCAGGAATGGTACGACAGCGGGTTTCTTGTCCGTGCTGATACAGTTGCCGAACTGGCCGCAAAGATCGACGTTGAACCCGCCGTGCTTACCGCCACGGTTGACCGTTTCAACGATGCGGTCCGTCTGGGCCGCGACGACGAATTCAAGCGCGGCGCAAGGGCTTATGACGAATGGTTGGGCGACCACTATCACCAGCCTTCCAACACTCTTGGCACCATCAAGGAAGGCCCATTCTACGCGGCCAGGGTTTGGCCGGGCGATGTCGGCACGTATGGCGGAGTGGTAACCGACGTCCATGCGCGGGTTTTGCGAGAGGACGGCGCGGTCATCGAAGGACTCTATGCCACTGGCGTATCCACCGCCTCGGTGATGGGGCGCTTCTATCCCGGCGCAGGTTCCAGCGTCGGGCCGTCGTTCGTGTTCGGCTATCTTGCGGCAAGGCACGCTGCGAATGCTGGCAATTCGCTCTGA